One window of [Limnothrix rosea] IAM M-220 genomic DNA carries:
- a CDS encoding TVP38/TMEM64 family protein, translating into MMRFLKALRKSNLFKAGFWCRPRIVFVVLAFGAIAGLVFYGRHFLFDHEKLAGVLQLMPCCVVGLFLGLYIVLTIFGIPGTVLTTAGGIIFGLSWGTFWSVLGATLGALGAFLAARYLLRDWALSKFHRHHVLKRIRAAVHRNPLTLVLAMRFAPITPFNLINFLFGLTPIHWVPYTLGTFIGIIPGTILYTWLGVSGKTAFSGGDRLPFIFALTILCLLSVIPPLFLEKCRSTRP; encoded by the coding sequence ATGATGCGATTCCTCAAGGCTCTCAGGAAGTCTAATTTATTTAAAGCGGGCTTCTGGTGCCGACCTCGCATTGTGTTTGTTGTCTTGGCTTTCGGGGCGATCGCCGGACTTGTTTTTTACGGTCGACACTTTTTATTTGATCACGAAAAATTAGCAGGCGTTCTCCAACTGATGCCCTGTTGTGTAGTTGGCTTATTTCTCGGACTCTACATAGTGCTAACTATTTTTGGGATACCGGGCACTGTGCTGACGACGGCAGGCGGCATTATTTTTGGATTGTCTTGGGGGACATTTTGGTCAGTTTTGGGAGCGACTTTGGGGGCACTTGGGGCATTTTTAGCTGCACGTTACCTACTACGGGACTGGGCATTAAGCAAATTCCACCGCCATCATGTTTTAAAAAGAATTCGAGCTGCGGTACATCGCAATCCATTAACCCTCGTGTTGGCAATGCGCTTTGCACCCATTACGCCATTTAATCTCATTAATTTTTTATTCGGCCTTACCCCAATTCATTGGGTTCCCTATACCCTTGGAACATTCATTGGCATTATTCCGGGCACAATTTTATATACTTGGCTCGGCGTGAGTGGCAAAACTGCTTTTTCCGGTGGCGATCGCCTTCCGTTCATTTTTGCCCTCACAATTTTGTGTCTACTGAGTGTTATCCCGCCTTTATTTTTAGAGAAATGTCGTTCGACACGACCGTAA
- the queF gene encoding preQ(1) synthase: MTESPETQEFKYGEREIEAGKLVTFPNPRPGRRYTINISLPEYTCKCPFSGYPDFATIYVSYVPDQKVVELKAIKLYINSYRDRYISHEEGVNQILDDLVAACDPLEMTIKGDYKPRGNVHTVVEVTHKK, translated from the coding sequence ATGACTGAATCGCCAGAAACCCAAGAATTTAAATATGGCGAGCGCGAAATCGAAGCTGGCAAACTTGTAACTTTTCCCAATCCTCGACCAGGGCGACGTTACACCATTAATATTTCTCTGCCCGAATATACCTGTAAATGCCCTTTTTCCGGCTACCCCGACTTCGCGACCATCTATGTGTCCTACGTCCCAGACCAAAAAGTCGTTGAGCTAAAAGCGATTAAACTCTACATAAACAGTTACCGCGATCGCTACATTTCCCACGAGGAAGGCGTAAACCAAATTCTTGACGATCTTGTGGCGGCTTGTGACCCCCTAGAAATGACGATTAAAGGTGACTACAAACCTCGCGGCAATGTCCATACTGTGGTTGAAGTGACCCACAAAAAATAA
- a CDS encoding RNA recognition motif domain-containing protein, giving the protein MSIYIGNLSYQVTEEDLKETFAEYGKVSRVQIPSDRETGRPRGFAFVEMSKEDEETAAIEALDGAEWMGRDLKVNKAKPREDRKSSRGGGGGYNSRNRY; this is encoded by the coding sequence ATGTCGATTTATATTGGAAACCTGTCTTATCAAGTTACTGAGGAAGATCTGAAAGAGACCTTTGCTGAGTACGGTAAAGTGAGTCGCGTGCAGATCCCTTCTGACCGTGAGACTGGTCGTCCCCGTGGTTTCGCTTTCGTTGAAATGTCTAAGGAAGACGAAGAAACTGCTGCTATTGAAGCGCTAGACGGCGCTGAATGGATGGGACGGGATTTAAAGGTCAATAAAGCGAAGCCCCGTGAAGATCGTAAGTCTTCTCGCGGTGGTGGCGGTGGCTACAACTCTCGTAATCGCTACTAA
- the lgt gene encoding prolipoprotein diacylglyceryl transferase, with product MIFAWQFQSPGPIIFEVGNFAVRWYGLLIASAVIIGVNLSQYLAKKREMNPEFVADYAIWGVLAAIPCARIYYVLFQWQSYSSRPQDIIAIWKGGIAIHGAVLGGILAGWIFCRLSKCSFWQLADVIAPSLILGQAIGRWGNFFNSEAFGRPTDLPWKLYIPPANRPYSLASNEYFHPTFLYESLWNIGVLGLLLYLFFWGLRHGDRLKGGTIFLTYWVAYSAGRVWIEGLRMDSLMIGGLRIAQLVSLGGIALGALGLIWLYVLKKRLPDVRSPRELRENEKASETSL from the coding sequence ATGATTTTTGCTTGGCAATTCCAATCTCCCGGCCCAATTATTTTTGAAGTGGGAAATTTTGCGGTGCGTTGGTACGGCTTATTAATTGCTTCGGCAGTCATTATCGGCGTTAATCTTTCCCAATATTTAGCGAAGAAACGTGAGATGAACCCTGAATTCGTCGCTGACTACGCCATCTGGGGTGTTTTAGCCGCAATCCCTTGTGCTCGCATTTACTATGTCTTATTCCAGTGGCAGAGCTACTCTAGCCGCCCTCAGGACATTATTGCCATTTGGAAAGGGGGCATTGCCATCCACGGAGCGGTTTTAGGGGGAATTCTTGCAGGGTGGATTTTCTGTCGCTTGAGTAAATGTTCGTTTTGGCAATTAGCCGACGTGATCGCGCCGTCTCTCATCCTCGGTCAGGCGATCGGGCGGTGGGGAAATTTCTTTAACTCGGAAGCCTTTGGGAGACCCACGGATTTACCGTGGAAGCTCTATATTCCGCCCGCAAATCGACCCTACTCGCTAGCCAGTAATGAATATTTTCACCCGACTTTCCTCTATGAGTCTCTGTGGAATATCGGCGTTTTAGGGCTTTTACTTTATCTATTTTTCTGGGGCTTGAGACATGGCGATCGCCTCAAGGGCGGTACGATTTTCCTGACCTATTGGGTTGCCTACAGCGCCGGGCGAGTTTGGATCGAAGGTCTGCGGATGGATAGCCTGATGATCGGGGGATTGCGTATTGCACAGCTAGTCAGTCTCGGTGGTATTGCCCTCGGCGCATTGGGACTAATTTGGCTGTACGTTCTAAAAAAACGCTTACCAGATGTCCGTTCACCTAGGGAATTACGAGAAAATGAAAAAGCCTCAGAAACAAGTCTCTGA
- a CDS encoding TVP38/TMEM64 family protein: MNGLLKNKWVKFGAIALIVAIAVIALKKLGIFTFISGLLDQAILWVDNLGAWGIVAFIGIYVLASVLFVSGAALTLGAGALFGVVQGSILVSIASTLAATCSFLIGRYLARGWVSKQIDGQPKFKAVDKAVAQEGWKIVGLVRLSPIFPFVFLNYAFGVTKVSLREYVIASWIGMMPGTVMYVYFGYIGRAAANAASADTTGGQEALLKTALTVVGLVATVLVTVLITKAAQKALNAQIEGDSHDAIPQGSQEV, from the coding sequence ATGAATGGACTTTTAAAAAATAAATGGGTTAAGTTTGGGGCGATCGCCCTAATCGTAGCGATAGCAGTAATTGCATTAAAGAAATTGGGTATTTTTACATTTATTAGTGGTTTGCTTGACCAAGCAATTCTTTGGGTTGATAACCTCGGTGCTTGGGGCATTGTTGCCTTTATCGGGATTTATGTTTTAGCGTCGGTACTTTTTGTTTCTGGTGCGGCATTGACCCTTGGTGCAGGAGCATTATTTGGGGTTGTCCAAGGCTCCATTTTGGTGTCGATCGCCTCGACTTTGGCAGCAACTTGTTCTTTTCTAATTGGGCGGTATCTGGCACGGGGCTGGGTTTCTAAACAAATTGATGGTCAACCAAAATTTAAAGCCGTTGATAAAGCCGTTGCCCAAGAAGGCTGGAAAATTGTTGGCTTAGTGAGGCTTTCGCCAATTTTTCCTTTTGTCTTTCTCAACTATGCCTTTGGCGTGACAAAGGTGTCATTGCGTGAGTATGTCATCGCGTCTTGGATTGGTATGATGCCCGGAACTGTGATGTATGTTTACTTTGGCTACATCGGTCGTGCTGCGGCAAATGCGGCAAGTGCTGATACGACTGGTGGGCAAGAAGCGTTACTGAAGACGGCCTTAACTGTTGTGGGATTGGTTGCGACGGTACTTGTCACCGTACTTATTACGAAGGCAGCTCAGAAGGCTCTTAATGCTCAAATTGAAGGGGACAGCCATGATGCGATTCCTCAAGGCTCTCAGGAAGTCTAA
- a CDS encoding ribonuclease D, translating into MPYLQNPEEIIGAIARLKFAPILWVDTEVADYKTKQPRLSLIQISANSADLTGEQVLIFDVLDKPDLIDHFIDEIMANEAIAKVFHNAAFDKKFLGGSKAKNITCTLELAKNIPYYLAPKPDNKLKTLAETLCHFPIVNKDLQSSDWGLRPLSQEQLDYAKLDPVYTAQVHHRLLQLQQQCQIAPETENIANLTRRYRQIEHDWQMLNSEVEHLKTRLKAAMSAQNVDTTVGFKLTFSSRKAEYVKLADLGQAIATKQFQSDTPLKLTKALQKEFQDLLADLPIEEKISQTVSLKSIDLDDPEVPF; encoded by the coding sequence ATGCCTTATCTCCAGAATCCTGAAGAGATCATTGGGGCGATCGCCCGTTTAAAGTTTGCGCCAATCCTATGGGTGGATACGGAGGTAGCAGATTACAAAACCAAGCAGCCTCGCTTGTCGTTAATCCAGATTTCGGCAAACTCCGCTGATTTAACGGGGGAACAGGTTTTAATTTTTGACGTGCTAGATAAACCTGATCTTATTGATCACTTTATTGATGAGATTATGGCGAATGAGGCGATCGCCAAAGTTTTTCATAACGCCGCTTTTGATAAAAAATTTTTAGGTGGCTCAAAGGCAAAAAACATCACTTGCACCCTTGAACTCGCCAAAAATATCCCATACTATTTAGCGCCAAAACCAGATAACAAACTAAAAACCCTTGCGGAAACGCTTTGTCATTTCCCGATAGTTAATAAAGACTTGCAGAGCAGCGATTGGGGATTACGACCTCTCAGCCAAGAACAGCTCGACTACGCCAAACTCGATCCGGTGTACACAGCTCAAGTTCATCATCGCCTGCTACAACTCCAGCAACAGTGCCAAATCGCGCCGGAAACTGAAAATATTGCCAATTTGACTCGTCGCTACCGCCAAATCGAACATGATTGGCAAATGCTTAATAGTGAAGTGGAACACCTCAAAACGCGTCTTAAAGCAGCAATGTCAGCCCAAAACGTCGACACAACTGTCGGTTTTAAATTAACTTTCAGTAGTCGTAAAGCTGAATATGTGAAGCTGGCAGATTTAGGACAGGCGATCGCCACCAAGCAATTCCAGAGTGATACTCCACTGAAACTTACCAAAGCATTACAAAAAGAATTTCAAGACTTGTTGGCTGATTTGCCTATCGAAGAAAAAATCAGCCAAACCGTTAGCCTCAAATCCATAGACCTCGACGATCCAGAAGTCCCTTTTTAA